GAACATTTACATCTGGATTAAGCATATTGTTAAATAGCTTAAGAGCCTCCTTCGGTCTACTATTTTGAGCATAGCAAGCTATCATGGCATTAAATAAGAGCAGATCTTTCCCACCGACCTGATCAAATAGTTCGCATGCAGAATCAACATCCCCACATTTTGAGTACCCAGAAATCATGGTCATCCAAGAAACATTATTTCTCTGCGGCATTGCATCAAAAAAGCTTCTAGCAGAATCTATGTCCCCAAACTCCACATACCCACTAATCATCGCATTCCAAGAAGCGAAATTCCTCTCGGGCATTTGTTGAAACAACGATAACGCCTTTTCCATGTCCCCTGCTCTGGCATATCCCGAAATCATCGAATTCCACGAAATAACATCTTTCTGCGGAATCTCATCAAACACCCTCTGGGCCACCACTAAATCCCCGGACTTCAGATACCCAGCTAACATCGAATTCCACGAAACCACATTCCTCTCAGCCATTTCATCAAACATCTTCCGTGCAATCTCCATATCACCCAGTTTGCAGTAAAAATCCACCAGAGCAGTCTCCACATAAAtcccatcaccaccaccactaAACCCGAATTTCTGAACCTGACCATGAATGGAAAGCCCACCCATTCTGTACGCAATTCTAGCACACGCCTTCAGAGCAGAAGACAGAGCAAATGTGGTGGGCCACAGTCCCCACCTCTGCATTTGAACATAAAGAGCAAAAGCCTCTTTGAATTGGCCATGCTGGGTGGAGAAACGAATTGCGCAAGCCCATGAGAAGGAGTCTGGAGACTTGGAATGGTGGAGGACTGAATGGACATATTGAGCGACAGTTGCAGAGTAGTTTGAGGCAGAGAGGAGGATTTGGCGGGCCAAGATTGGCTCCAGGTGGCTCAGACCATGGATCAGTATTAGTGCGTGAACTTGCTTTGCTTGCTTCACTGATAAAGAGATTGTGCTCAGTTTGGAAAATAAGCATCTGGGTTCCATTCATGAATCATGAGGGGTTCACAGAGtcagaaatagaaaaatggaagaaaaatatcATCTAAGTTCCTTAAGACAAACTTAGAAATGGccgaaaaaaaattatcctttcaattaaaatttaattcctcATCTATGAGGTGATTTGTAAAGACACAaaaaattaataggaaaattaaaatattttaattcatttttaaaacaaaattttaaattaattaaatgttattatgaaaatattatatttttttatagtaaaattaaaCTTTCATggtaaatatataatttaatataaaaggatatttatttttacatgccATATACATCTTcatatacaaaaattttaacttgaataagaaaggaaagattATTGGTAaagattatttatatttttataatattgttatttaccaatagtatataaaataattaatttattaatattattatttacaaataatatgCTCACAATAATGAATggttattattatatattaaatttattacaaaaaaattattaatttgattatatatatataataataataattttattatcataaaaattcatttcaagttatagtttttatttattgggaagtgactttttaattaaaaaataaataaaattgagaaaacatTTTTGGGAAGAAAGACTTTGagtaaaaccttttttttttaagaaattgtctcttcaagatATGATTTGAGTTACTTGAATCTACGATGTCTTAAACCAATGGTTAGATCCCGatatcatttgaaaaatattttcccaaaagatatttttgtatggtaATTTCTTGATGTGGTTGCTTTTTTGAgtaccaattatttttttgaacgagtatcgaaaacgcCTATTTGATTGTGTGATTCAGTCCAAACCCAACCAGATAGCCGAGTCAACCCCAGCCCAAAGCCGGGATGGGATCGGgttctcaatttattttcaaggcTCACCCTCCCCGGGCCATAGGACTTTCAAAAGCCCAAAATTGGACTGGGCCTGCCCAAAAGCCTGAAATTGGGCTAAACTTGCCCAAAAGCCCATTCAATTAATTTGTCCTAATTTTCCATGAACAATTCTTAAATATCCTAATTCAATATAATCATTAgcttcattcttttgtttttttttgtcctcACAAGACACAATTATTGAAGTATGCGATCCAACCATTAACAttaatttcacttttttattttttacataagttgacatttatttcctttccttattatgaaaataatttattttcaaaattcaaatcataattttttaatttcctttttgaaatacaaattatttttaattagatagaataaatcaaaatatgacTAGTCATTCAACTTAAAATTCATGGATCCACTCACCTCCCCTTCGTACTACTCCCTCACTTATTGTTTTGCAATTGTTGGctttataaatttcttaatcTTCATGACTTTTTCTCTTTCAGATTTGATTGTTgtgattttttttggtttttggttaTTGGGATTTTTATGATTGTTAGATAGTTGAAaactactaaaaaaaaaaaaaaaggaaagaaaacaagaaaaggagaaaagaggCAAGTAGGATTTTACTATGTTTTTCATGTCATTCCCTTGATCCAATAAATTAGtgttttctaattattattttttagaaaaatcagaGAAAATCACATTCATCGAATTTGTGTGGTGTTTATTTTTCCACACCTCCTGATATTTCTCACCAACATTgcaataataacaaaataaaaataaaaagagatttTAGTCCACAGTTTGGGGTGAGGGGTTGGTCAAAGAAGGTGACCTCAATCattgaatatattatttaattataactaATCATGTTAAGATGACTAAAAGATCAATTTATCTTATCGGCAAGCAACACAAGAGTATTTAttagacaaaaaaatattttaattttttagtggatgcccatgtaaatcttttattatttgatgcATTATTGAAGATCCTGGATGATCTAGCCTATCATGccaaaaggataaaaaaaattgagttgatGAACTTTTGGTTTACGATATCATAtaacttaataaattttatagttgtatgatacaatcCAAATAAGAAAGTTAAAAGTTTTTTCATTATAAGCTATTtactataaataaaagaagTAGTGTAATAATATTCTATATTGTCTAcctttatagttttaatataatattcatttctatgaatatttttaaaactaggcaattttatatttttatttttattttttgatttgttATAATATAAAGTatcatttatatggaatttagttttatttggtGGTATCATGTTTACTCTTCTAGAGCCATTAACCAAGTTTATAGTATCAAATATGGTATTTAAA
This DNA window, taken from Vitis vinifera cultivar Pinot Noir 40024 chromosome 2, ASM3070453v1, encodes the following:
- the LOC100855020 gene encoding pentatricopeptide repeat-containing protein At4g22760 gives rise to the protein MEPRCLFSKLSTISLSVKQAKQVHALILIHGLSHLEPILARQILLSASNYSATVAQYVHSVLHHSKSPDSFSWACAIRFSTQHGQFKEAFALYVQMQRWGLWPTTFALSSALKACARIAYRMGGLSIHGQVQKFGFSGGGDGIYVETALVDFYCKLGDMEIARKMFDEMAERNVVSWNSMLAGYLKSGDLVVAQRVFDEIPQKDVISWNSMISGYARAGDMEKALSLFQQMPERNFASWNAMISGYVEFGDIDSARSFFDAMPQRNNVSWMTMISGYSKCGDVDSACELFDQVGGKDLLLFNAMIACYAQNSRPKEALKLFNNMLNPDVNVQPDEMTLASVISACSQLGDLRFGPWIESYMRRLGIEMDGHLATALLDLYAKCGSIDKAYELFHGLRKKDLVAYTAMILGCGINGKAIDAIKLFDEMVDAQIFPNSITFIGLLTAYNHAGLVEEGYHCFTSMKKYNLVPSVDHYGIMVDLFGRAGRLQEALELIKSMPMQPHAGVWGALLLACRLHNNVEFGEIAAQHCFELEPDTTGYCSLLSNIYASGERWDDVKRLRKVTKEKGFSKIPGCSWMESA